The Cetobacterium somerae ATCC BAA-474 genome includes a window with the following:
- a CDS encoding ABC transporter substrate-binding protein, which translates to MKNIWFIFTIYLSLFSTNTFGKVESQFKDTLVIAQRSDVKTLDPQKSIDTVSNKVINLMFESLLTLDENLNITPQIATSWEQVDDLNTIFHLREDITFHNGENLTSEDVVFSLNRAKSSAQVGYNFTPIINVQAIDKYTVQITTDKPFGAMFKYLSSVGGAIVSKKAVDELGFNFSQNPIGSGPYKFKEWIPGDKIIVEAFNNYYGEIPKNKTLIVRSIPEVTNRTIALETGEVDIAFDIGIMDRETIKDSSDLELLEVEAPSTLYLGFDNTNPLFQNKKLREAIAYAIDNESLAEFVFRGAALSGDSPIPPVIDVYNPNVKKYPQDINLAKQLMKEAGFENGLSIELWTSAQSTWIDMCTIIQDQLKEIGITAEIKIFEWSTYVTITSQPNKALYLLSWNISSVDGDPALYPLFHSKEKGMSGNRSFYDNKEIDSLLLEARTTVDQNKRKDLYFKAQEIIQNELPHYTLVYPHYNLGARKAVKNLVLQKNGFTDLAKTYVLK; encoded by the coding sequence ATGAAAAACATTTGGTTTATTTTTACTATTTACCTTTCTCTATTCTCTACTAATACTTTCGGTAAGGTAGAGAGCCAATTTAAAGACACCCTTGTTATTGCCCAAAGATCTGATGTGAAAACTTTAGATCCTCAAAAAAGTATTGATACTGTTTCAAATAAAGTGATAAACCTTATGTTTGAATCTCTTCTTACTTTAGATGAAAATTTAAATATAACACCACAAATTGCCACAAGTTGGGAGCAAGTTGACGACCTAAACACTATTTTCCATCTAAGAGAAGACATCACTTTTCATAATGGAGAAAACTTAACATCTGAAGACGTAGTATTTTCATTAAACCGAGCTAAATCTTCTGCACAAGTTGGATATAATTTTACACCTATTATAAATGTTCAAGCTATTGATAAGTATACAGTACAAATAACAACTGATAAACCTTTTGGTGCTATGTTTAAATATTTAAGTAGTGTGGGAGGAGCTATTGTTAGCAAGAAAGCTGTGGATGAGCTAGGATTTAATTTCTCACAAAATCCTATTGGAAGTGGTCCATATAAATTTAAAGAGTGGATTCCAGGAGATAAAATTATCGTAGAAGCGTTTAATAATTATTACGGTGAAATTCCTAAAAATAAAACTCTTATTGTTAGAAGTATTCCTGAAGTTACAAATAGAACCATCGCTCTTGAAACTGGCGAAGTTGATATTGCCTTTGATATTGGAATCATGGATAGAGAAACTATTAAAGATAGTAGTGATTTAGAGTTGCTTGAAGTAGAGGCTCCATCGACTCTTTACCTAGGCTTTGATAATACAAATCCATTATTTCAAAATAAAAAACTTAGAGAAGCTATTGCTTATGCAATTGATAACGAATCTTTAGCTGAATTTGTTTTTAGAGGAGCTGCTCTTTCTGGAGACTCCCCTATTCCTCCAGTTATAGATGTTTATAATCCAAATGTTAAAAAGTATCCACAAGATATAAATTTAGCCAAACAACTTATGAAAGAGGCTGGATTTGAAAATGGACTTAGCATTGAACTTTGGACATCAGCACAATCAACATGGATAGATATGTGTACTATTATTCAAGATCAATTAAAAGAGATTGGAATAACTGCTGAAATTAAAATTTTCGAGTGGAGTACATATGTAACTATAACTTCTCAGCCAAACAAAGCTTTATATCTTCTTTCTTGGAACATCTCCTCTGTTGATGGAGATCCTGCTTTATACCCACTTTTCCATTCAAAGGAAAAAGGAATGTCTGGAAATAGAAGTTTTTATGACAATAAAGAGATTGATTCTTTATTATTAGAAGCTAGAACTACTGTTGATCAAAACAAAAGAAAAGATCTTTATTTTAAAGCACAAGAGATAATTCAAAACGAATTACCACACTATACATTAGTATATCCTCATTATAATTTAGGGGCTAGAAAAGCTGTTAAAAACTTAGTTTTACAAAAGAATGGTTTCACTGACTTAGCAAAAACATACGTGTTAAAATAA
- a CDS encoding amidohydrolase, which produces MKTKELAKKYKDYVISMRREFHRFPEASLEEYRTSKRIKEELEKFGIAAEIIGDTGVVATISGKNNGKTVALRGDIDALSVTEATNTSYSSETPGLMHACGHDTHAAMLLGAAKILKNMENELNGNVKLIFQPGEEVARGALKMVNCGVLNNVDNIFGMHISSDLPAGSVSADAGPRCASADIFSIKITGKGGHGARPDQCVDAVVVASAIVMNLQSIVSREFSPLEPVVLTVGSIVSGSRFNVIAQTATLEGTTRCYNLSIRENFPKIIERIAKSTAEAYRATAEVTYTLGVGPTINNSTYSDLAKTSASKLVGESNVIYRPPSTGGEDFSEFSNRVPGVMVNLGARNEEKGIIYPHHHEKFDVDEDVFEIGSALYAQYAIDYLNQ; this is translated from the coding sequence ATGAAAACAAAGGAGTTGGCTAAAAAATATAAAGATTATGTTATCTCTATGAGAAGGGAGTTTCACAGATTTCCAGAAGCTAGTCTTGAAGAGTATCGAACATCTAAAAGAATTAAAGAGGAGCTTGAAAAATTTGGTATTGCAGCTGAAATTATAGGGGACACTGGGGTAGTTGCAACTATTTCTGGTAAAAATAATGGTAAAACTGTGGCATTAAGAGGTGATATTGATGCTCTGTCTGTAACAGAGGCAACAAACACCTCGTATAGTTCTGAAACTCCTGGACTTATGCATGCATGTGGTCATGACACTCACGCTGCAATGCTTCTAGGAGCTGCTAAAATTTTAAAAAATATGGAAAATGAGCTAAATGGAAATGTTAAACTAATTTTTCAACCAGGAGAGGAAGTCGCTCGTGGAGCTTTAAAAATGGTAAACTGTGGTGTTTTAAACAATGTTGATAATATCTTTGGAATGCATATATCTTCAGACCTCCCAGCTGGAAGTGTTTCGGCTGATGCTGGTCCTAGATGTGCATCTGCTGATATTTTTTCCATAAAAATTACAGGAAAAGGTGGACATGGAGCTCGTCCTGATCAGTGTGTCGATGCTGTTGTTGTGGCTTCTGCAATTGTTATGAATCTACAATCTATTGTAAGTAGAGAATTCTCTCCTTTAGAACCTGTGGTTCTTACTGTTGGATCAATTGTTTCTGGAAGCCGTTTCAATGTTATCGCTCAAACTGCGACTTTAGAGGGAACAACTAGATGCTACAACCTTTCAATCAGAGAAAATTTTCCTAAGATAATCGAAAGAATAGCTAAAAGTACTGCTGAAGCATATCGAGCAACTGCTGAAGTTACTTATACTCTTGGTGTTGGACCTACAATTAATAATTCAACATATTCAGATTTAGCTAAAACTTCTGCTAGTAAATTAGTTGGAGAATCTAATGTAATTTATAGACCTCCTTCAACTGGTGGAGAAGACTTTTCAGAATTTTCAAATAGAGTTCCTGGAGTTATGGTAAATCTTGGAGCTAGAAATGAAGAAAAAGGTATTATCTATCCACATCATCATGAAAAATTTGATGTAGATGAAGATGTTTTTGAAATTGGAAGTGCTTTATATGCTCAATATGCAATTGATTATCTAAATCAGTAA